Proteins encoded by one window of Clostridium cagae:
- a CDS encoding alpha/beta fold hydrolase produces the protein MYLNRGEKKQEIKTKNKKRFIKYVSLSFVLVFLILLIGFSYEKLGEYKDEKTYFPVGQMVLVNNHKINVFSEGEGNKTVVFCSGHEGPSSYADFYPLYNKISKYAKTVTYDRPGHGWSEITDTPRDIDSIVKEMHDALEESGQKAPYILVCHSYASLQGIRFAQMYRNEVSGIVLIDGGNPEFYAENGLDIPKSTEYKYKFLKSVGIARLVFNHTNYYSKNLNLLPDNLKQTYLAMMLKIMYNKNIIDEGKLAESNAKTVLENDNLGNLPIKILTNEDDDDVWNNSQLALKTWSTNSEQILVNGAGHTIYHTQPDVINKEILKLIENQK, from the coding sequence ATGTATCTAAATAGGGGAGAAAAGAAACAGGAGATTAAAACAAAAAATAAAAAGAGATTTATAAAATATGTATCTTTAAGTTTTGTGTTGGTATTTTTAATTTTATTAATAGGCTTTTCTTATGAAAAATTAGGTGAATATAAAGATGAAAAAACGTATTTTCCAGTTGGACAAATGGTTCTGGTAAATAATCATAAAATTAATGTTTTTAGTGAAGGTGAAGGAAATAAAACCGTAGTTTTCTGTTCAGGACACGAAGGTCCAAGTTCTTATGCAGATTTTTATCCCCTATACAATAAAATATCAAAATATGCTAAGACAGTAACTTATGATAGACCAGGACATGGATGGAGTGAGATCACAGATACGCCTAGAGATATAGATTCTATAGTGAAGGAAATGCATGATGCACTTGAAGAATCAGGACAAAAAGCTCCATATATATTAGTTTGTCATTCATATGCATCATTGCAAGGAATAAGGTTTGCACAAATGTATAGAAATGAAGTATCTGGAATAGTTCTAATAGATGGTGGTAATCCTGAATTTTATGCTGAAAATGGTTTAGACATTCCTAAGAGTACAGAGTATAAATATAAATTTTTAAAATCTGTAGGAATAGCAAGATTAGTATTTAATCATACAAATTATTATTCAAAAAATCTTAATTTACTGCCTGATAATTTAAAACAAACATATTTAGCAATGATGCTAAAAATTATGTATAACAAAAATATTATAGATGAAGGTAAATTGGCAGAATCTAATGCAAAAACTGTATTAGAAAATGACAATTTAGGCAATTTACCAATAAAAATACTAACAAATGAAGATGATGATGATGTATGGAATAATAGTCAATTAGCATTAAAGACGTGGTCAACAAATAGCGAACAAATATTAGTAAATGGTGCAGGACATACAATTTATCATACACAACCTGATGTAATAAACAAGGAAATATTAAAATTGATAGAAAATCAAAAGTAA
- a CDS encoding NAD(P)-dependent alcohol dehydrogenase: MEGKMKVAVMNGIGKMGFEERKIPKVLANEVLVKIDYVGICGSDLHYYETGRIGDYIVEPPFVLGHEPGGVVVEVGKNVSHLKVGDRVALEPGKTCGHCEFCKTGRYNLCPDVIFFATPPVGGTFQEYVAHEADLCFKLPDNVSTMEGALIEPLAVGFHAAKQGDAHTGQSAVILGAGCIGLVTMLALKAMGVTEIYVVDIMKNRLDKALELGATAVINGKEKDSIKAVLELTNGNGCDLAFETAGTEITSQQAVSMVKKGSNIVLVGYSKNGMMNMPMSLALDKEITFKTVFRYRHIYPMAIKAVESGAINLKGIVTNVFDFDDVQNAMDYSINNKAEIVKAVVKISK, encoded by the coding sequence ATGGAAGGAAAAATGAAAGTAGCAGTAATGAATGGAATAGGAAAAATGGGATTTGAAGAAAGAAAAATTCCTAAGGTATTAGCTAATGAGGTACTAGTAAAAATAGATTATGTAGGAATTTGTGGATCAGATCTTCATTATTATGAAACAGGAAGAATTGGTGATTACATAGTTGAACCACCATTTGTATTAGGACATGAACCCGGTGGAGTTGTAGTTGAAGTAGGTAAAAATGTATCACATCTTAAGGTTGGAGATAGAGTTGCATTAGAACCAGGAAAGACATGTGGACATTGTGAATTCTGTAAAACAGGAAGATATAATCTTTGCCCAGATGTAATTTTCTTTGCAACACCACCAGTTGGGGGAACATTTCAAGAATATGTAGCTCATGAAGCTGATCTTTGTTTTAAATTACCTGATAATGTAAGTACTATGGAAGGCGCATTAATAGAACCACTTGCTGTAGGATTTCATGCAGCAAAGCAAGGAGATGCTCATACTGGACAAAGTGCTGTAATATTAGGAGCAGGCTGTATTGGTCTTGTTACAATGCTTGCATTAAAAGCAATGGGAGTAACAGAAATATATGTTGTAGATATTATGAAAAATAGATTAGATAAAGCATTAGAATTAGGTGCAACGGCTGTCATTAATGGAAAAGAAAAAGACTCAATAAAAGCTGTTTTAGAATTAACTAATGGTAATGGATGTGATTTAGCATTTGAAACAGCAGGAACAGAAATTACTTCTCAACAAGCAGTTAGTATGGTTAAGAAAGGTTCAAATATAGTATTGGTAGGATATAGCAAAAATGGTATGATGAATATGCCAATGAGCTTAGCTTTAGATAAAGAAATTACTTTTAAAACTGTATTTAGATATAGACACATTTATCCAATGGCAATTAAAGCAGTGGAAAGTGGAGCTATTAATTTAAAAGGAATTGTTACAAATGTTTTTGATTTTGATGATGTACAAAATGCAATGGATTATAGCATAAACAATAAAGCTGAAATTGTAAAAGCTGTTGTGAAAATTTCTAAGTAG
- a CDS encoding VOC family protein encodes MFDNMLGMAHIGIPTKNIEETKAFYNSLGFKILLETFNEEAKENVAFLQLKDIVLETYETMNATEKTGAVDHIAISVNNIEDVFTKIKNGGYCLLHENIQYLPFWENGVKFFMIKGPSEEKIEFCQKL; translated from the coding sequence TTGTTTGATAATATGTTAGGAATGGCTCATATAGGAATTCCAACTAAAAATATAGAAGAGACTAAAGCGTTTTATAATAGTTTAGGATTTAAAATTTTACTGGAAACATTTAATGAAGAAGCAAAGGAAAACGTAGCATTTCTTCAATTAAAAGATATAGTACTTGAAACTTATGAAACAATGAATGCTACTGAGAAGACAGGAGCAGTAGATCATATAGCTATAAGTGTTAATAATATCGAAGATGTATTTACAAAAATTAAAAATGGAGGATATTGTTTATTACATGAAAACATTCAATATTTACCTTTCTGGGAAAATGGAGTTAAGTTTTTTATGATAAAAGGTCCATCAGAAGAAAAAATAGAGTTTTGTCAAAAGTTATAA
- a CDS encoding sirohydrochlorin cobaltochelatase yields MKKAILVVSFGTSHIDALENSIERIENKIRSEFKDYEIFRAFTAHKIIKKLKNVHNLEIATPEEALEDLYRKGFEEIIVQPLHIIPGEEFDYIKGVAKRFEDKFSSLKLGRPIFYYQGIEEAPEDYSLFINSIEGLLKKNECTILFGHGTPHCCNSVYGCLQSILVDEGYDNVFVGTVEGYPTFETVLKRLKRKDIKNVTLVPLMVVAGDHVKNDMASDEEDSWKSMLLNEGINAEAYIHGLGEIDKFSQLYISRIYDLIEDRYLNVGSTKKLHCTLI; encoded by the coding sequence ATGAAAAAAGCAATTTTAGTAGTTAGTTTTGGGACAAGCCACATAGATGCATTAGAAAATTCTATTGAAAGAATCGAGAATAAAATAAGATCTGAATTTAAAGATTATGAAATATTCAGGGCTTTTACAGCACATAAAATAATAAAAAAGCTAAAGAATGTTCATAATTTAGAAATAGCTACACCAGAAGAAGCATTAGAAGATTTATATAGAAAAGGATTTGAAGAAATTATAGTTCAACCATTACATATAATTCCTGGTGAAGAATTTGATTATATAAAAGGTGTAGCAAAAAGATTTGAAGATAAGTTTTCCTCTCTTAAGCTTGGTAGACCAATATTTTATTATCAAGGAATAGAAGAGGCACCAGAGGATTACTCATTATTTATAAACAGTATAGAGGGGTTATTAAAGAAAAATGAATGCACTATATTATTTGGACATGGAACACCACACTGTTGTAATTCAGTATATGGTTGCCTTCAAAGTATTTTAGTAGATGAAGGATATGATAATGTTTTTGTTGGAACTGTAGAAGGATATCCTACTTTTGAAACAGTATTAAAAAGACTAAAAAGAAAAGATATTAAAAATGTTACTTTAGTACCATTGATGGTGGTTGCAGGCGATCATGTTAAAAATGATATGGCATCAGATGAGGAAGATTCTTGGAAGAGTATGTTATTAAATGAGGGTATAAATGCTGAAGCATATATTCATGGATTAGGTGAAATTGATAAATTTTCACAACTTTATATTTCAAGAATTTATGATCTTATAGAAGATAGATATTTAAATGTAGGAAGTACAAAAAAACTACACTGTACTTTAATATAA
- a CDS encoding carbohydrate kinase family protein, giving the protein MFDVVAIGELLIDFTFGGKDDSGNTIFCQKAGGAPANVLAANSKLGGKTAFIGKVGQDSFGEFLKETLENLSINVEGLVTTNKVNTTLAFVNIDKNGERSFSFYRNPGADMMLQYEEVNKELIDECNIFHFGSVSLTKGPSQEATLKSVEYAKKKGKIISYDPNYRPLLWDDREYAKKMMVEGLKFADIIKVSEEELELLTGETDLINGLNKLPQNDASLVLISLGENGSFYKKGNIYGLVKPYKVKAIDTNGAGDSFFGALHYKLKNKSLLDIKNMTKEEIEEIINFANAAGAITTTRSGAISALPKLKEVENMIL; this is encoded by the coding sequence ATGTTTGATGTAGTTGCAATAGGTGAATTATTAATAGATTTTACATTTGGTGGTAAGGACGATTCTGGCAATACAATATTTTGTCAAAAGGCAGGAGGAGCGCCAGCAAATGTTTTAGCGGCAAATAGTAAATTAGGTGGAAAAACAGCCTTTATAGGAAAAGTTGGACAAGACTCTTTTGGAGAGTTTTTAAAAGAAACACTTGAAAATTTAAGTATTAATGTAGAGGGATTAGTAACAACCAATAAAGTAAATACAACTTTAGCATTTGTTAATATAGATAAAAATGGAGAACGTTCATTTAGTTTTTATAGAAATCCAGGAGCAGATATGATGCTTCAATATGAGGAAGTTAATAAAGAACTTATTGATGAATGTAATATTTTTCATTTTGGATCTGTATCTTTAACAAAAGGACCTTCACAAGAAGCAACTTTAAAATCTGTTGAATATGCAAAGAAAAAAGGAAAAATCATAAGCTATGATCCAAATTACAGACCTCTTTTGTGGGATGATAGAGAGTATGCGAAAAAAATGATGGTAGAAGGATTGAAATTTGCAGACATTATTAAAGTTTCAGAGGAAGAATTAGAATTATTAACTGGTGAAACAGATTTAATAAATGGTTTAAATAAGTTACCCCAAAATGATGCGAGTTTAGTACTTATATCTCTAGGAGAAAATGGATCATTTTATAAAAAAGGCAATATTTATGGATTAGTTAAGCCTTATAAGGTTAAGGCAATAGATACAAATGGAGCAGGAGATTCTTTCTTTGGTGCACTTCATTATAAATTAAAAAATAAAAGTTTATTGGATATTAAAAATATGACAAAAGAAGAAATTGAAGAAATTATTAATTTTGCTAATGCAGCAGGAGCTATTACAACAACAAGAAGTGGTGCAATATCAGCATTACCTAAGTTAAAAGAAGTTGAAAATATGATATTGTAA
- a CDS encoding sodium-dependent transporter yields the protein MSKREGFSSKLGFILSCIGAAIGLGNVWMFPYKLGENGGAAFLIPYFLFVIILGVVGLMGEFAFGRMYKQGSLGGIRQAFKENNIKGGKIISIIPTLGLTGIFMFYTVVIGWVLKYFFISLTGEISSINTESYFANFSNSPNVILWHALAVVITLVIVSFGVTKGIEKINKIIIPLLFIIFIVLIIKSLSLPNSLAGVEYLLKPDWGHLLKPSTWVMALGQAFFTVSITGCCMVACGSYAEDKFDIPNCAINTAAFDTLSALLAAFMIMPAVFALGLSPTAGPALMFVTVPSIFQTMPLGSLLSALFFLSIIFASISSSIAMLEGPVEAVLSITNWSRKKATIIIASVAFIFAIPLGLNGELFNNFTNFITIILSPIGAVITAFVFYYIVDNKRALDEVNKGAKYKLGIGFIKFGKYIFVPATIIIIILGVIYGGIG from the coding sequence GTGAGTAAAAGAGAAGGCTTTTCAAGCAAATTAGGATTTATACTATCTTGTATTGGAGCAGCAATAGGTTTAGGAAATGTATGGATGTTTCCTTATAAGTTGGGCGAAAATGGAGGAGCAGCATTTTTAATTCCATATTTTTTATTTGTTATTATTTTAGGTGTAGTCGGATTAATGGGAGAGTTTGCATTTGGAAGAATGTACAAACAAGGATCATTAGGAGGAATAAGACAAGCTTTTAAAGAGAATAATATAAAAGGTGGAAAAATAATATCTATAATTCCGACTCTTGGATTGACAGGCATATTTATGTTTTATACAGTTGTAATTGGATGGGTATTAAAGTACTTTTTTATAAGTTTAACTGGAGAAATATCATCAATAAACACTGAATCATATTTTGCCAATTTTTCCAATAGTCCTAATGTTATATTATGGCATGCACTAGCTGTAGTAATAACACTAGTAATAGTAAGTTTTGGAGTAACAAAAGGGATTGAAAAGATTAATAAAATAATTATTCCGTTGTTATTTATTATTTTTATAGTTTTAATAATCAAATCTTTAAGCTTACCTAATTCACTTGCAGGAGTAGAATATTTGTTAAAACCTGATTGGGGACATTTATTAAAACCAAGCACATGGGTTATGGCGCTAGGACAAGCGTTCTTTACAGTATCTATAACGGGATGTTGTATGGTTGCGTGTGGAAGTTATGCTGAGGATAAATTTGATATACCTAATTGTGCTATAAATACAGCTGCATTTGATACTTTATCAGCATTGTTAGCTGCATTTATGATTATGCCAGCAGTTTTTGCATTAGGATTAAGTCCTACAGCAGGACCTGCATTAATGTTTGTTACAGTACCAAGTATATTTCAAACAATGCCATTAGGCAGTTTATTAAGTGCATTGTTCTTTTTAAGTATAATATTTGCATCTATTTCTTCATCAATAGCAATGCTTGAAGGACCTGTAGAGGCAGTTTTAAGTATAACTAATTGGAGTAGAAAAAAAGCAACAATAATTATAGCTAGTGTAGCATTTATTTTTGCAATTCCATTAGGTCTTAATGGAGAATTATTTAATAATTTTACAAACTTCATAACAATAATATTATCACCAATAGGAGCAGTAATAACAGCATTTGTTTTCTACTATATAGTTGATAATAAAAGAGCACTAGATGAAGTAAATAAAGGTGCAAAATATAAACTGGGAATTGGATTTATTAAATTTGGTAAATACATATTTGTTCCAGCAACAATAATTATTATAATTCTTGGAGTTATATATGGAGGAATAGGTTAA
- a CDS encoding PTS transporter subunit EIIC: protein MINEELKTKIIVPDGYISKVNDSLNKIIDVISGMFVPIINVMSAAGILKGIVAILGAVNILTPNSDTYVIFNGIADAFFYYIPVFLAFTSAKKLKANKYTAVFIAVIMLHPNITNLLKEKDIINFMGIHISSVTYSSSVIPIILAVGLLHYVERFFSKIIPSVVKEFFTPLCSILVVVPITLIVFGPIGIIIGNGLASVYESVYAFNPIMAGACLGFLIQPMVIFGFHWSLVPLAINNIALNGYDTILALMGPAVFAQAGAALAVFFITKNKKLKTVAASASISAIFGVTEPALFGVNLLLKRPLFFVCLAGGIGGAVVGISGSSAMSFAFPGLGTIPVFLGLGFKGFLIGCVLGFIISFLLTIIFKFKDVENN, encoded by the coding sequence ATGATAAATGAGGAATTAAAGACTAAAATAATTGTACCGGATGGATATATATCTAAAGTAAACGATTCACTTAATAAAATAATAGATGTTATATCCGGAATGTTTGTACCGATTATTAATGTTATGAGTGCAGCAGGAATTTTAAAAGGAATTGTAGCTATATTAGGAGCAGTAAATATTTTAACACCTAATAGTGATACATATGTAATATTTAATGGAATAGCAGACGCATTTTTTTATTACATTCCTGTATTTTTAGCATTTACTTCTGCTAAAAAGTTAAAGGCTAATAAATATACAGCTGTATTTATAGCAGTTATTATGTTGCATCCTAATATAACGAATTTACTTAAGGAAAAAGATATTATTAATTTTATGGGAATACATATTAGTTCAGTAACATATTCATCTAGCGTGATTCCAATAATATTAGCAGTTGGACTTTTACATTATGTTGAGAGATTTTTTTCTAAGATTATACCAAGTGTAGTAAAAGAATTTTTTACACCATTATGTTCTATATTAGTAGTTGTTCCTATAACACTTATAGTATTTGGACCGATTGGAATTATAATTGGTAATGGATTAGCAAGTGTATATGAAAGTGTTTATGCATTTAATCCAATTATGGCAGGGGCATGCTTAGGCTTTTTAATTCAACCTATGGTTATATTTGGGTTTCATTGGAGTCTTGTGCCACTGGCAATTAATAATATTGCTTTAAATGGCTATGATACAATTCTTGCTTTAATGGGACCCGCAGTTTTTGCACAAGCAGGTGCAGCTTTAGCAGTGTTTTTTATTACTAAAAACAAAAAACTGAAAACAGTAGCAGCATCAGCATCTATTTCAGCTATATTTGGAGTTACAGAGCCAGCATTATTTGGTGTAAATCTTTTATTAAAAAGACCGCTATTCTTTGTTTGTTTAGCTGGTGGAATAGGTGGTGCAGTTGTTGGAATTAGTGGTTCAAGTGCAATGTCTTTTGCATTCCCAGGGTTAGGAACAATACCGGTTTTCTTAGGACTAGGATTTAAAGGTTTTCTAATTGGGTGTGTGCTTGGTTTTATAATAAGTTTTTTACTAACAATAATATTTAAATTTAAAGATGTAGAGAATAATTAG
- a CDS encoding cobyrinate a,c-diamide synthase, producing MKSIIISSNCSGGGKTTFTLGIMKALKDKGLKVQGYKVGPDYIDTAFHKEATGVESRNLDTFLMGKDGVKRSYFKGNGDVGIIEGAMGLYDGVGATTQSSTYDISKTLGNMSIILVLSPKGQSSTLCAEINGLKNYRYANIVGVVLNCISEKYYKLLKYSIEKNCNIKVFGYVPKNEELKISSRHLGLVQSSEIDNLQDKLKLCSKLISEHINLDGILEVMSEVKCDNSNNKVELNIKNRNLNIAIAWDKAFSFYYKDNIELLKSIGNITYFSPINDDKLPDNVDFIYIGGGYPEVFKEELEKNISMRKSIKNALNSGVKCYAECGGLMYLTEEIHGFNMVGFFNGKSEMTKGLKRFGYCTVNIDEKYLGQEIKINAHEFHKSDVSLNENKIYNIEKTQYDGEKITWECGYLKNNTLAGYAHINFLGNIKLLEILINR from the coding sequence TTGAAATCTATAATTATTTCATCTAATTGTAGTGGTGGAGGGAAAACAACTTTTACTTTAGGAATTATGAAAGCATTGAAGGATAAAGGGTTAAAAGTTCAAGGATATAAAGTAGGACCAGATTATATAGATACAGCTTTTCATAAAGAAGCTACAGGAGTAGAATCTAGAAATCTTGATACATTTTTAATGGGTAAAGATGGTGTTAAAAGGAGCTACTTTAAAGGAAATGGTGATGTCGGAATAATTGAAGGGGCAATGGGATTATACGATGGAGTAGGAGCAACAACACAGTCTTCAACTTATGATATTTCTAAGACATTAGGAAACATGTCAATAATTTTAGTGCTTTCACCTAAAGGACAAAGTTCAACACTATGTGCAGAAATAAATGGTCTTAAGAATTATAGATACGCTAATATTGTTGGTGTTGTATTAAACTGTATAAGTGAAAAATATTATAAACTTTTAAAATATTCTATAGAAAAAAATTGTAATATAAAAGTATTTGGATATGTTCCTAAAAATGAAGAATTAAAAATTTCTAGCAGGCATTTAGGTCTTGTGCAAAGTTCAGAAATAGATAATTTACAGGATAAATTAAAATTATGTAGTAAGTTAATAAGTGAACATATTAATTTAGATGGTATTTTAGAGGTTATGTCAGAAGTTAAATGTGATAATAGCAATAATAAAGTAGAACTTAATATAAAAAATAGAAACTTAAATATTGCAATAGCATGGGATAAAGCATTTAGCTTTTACTATAAAGATAATATAGAACTTTTAAAATCTATTGGAAATATAACATATTTTAGTCCTATTAATGATGATAAGTTACCAGATAATGTAGATTTTATATATATAGGTGGAGGATATCCAGAAGTTTTTAAAGAAGAATTAGAAAAAAATATATCTATGAGAAAAAGTATAAAAAATGCATTAAATTCAGGCGTAAAGTGCTATGCTGAATGTGGTGGTCTTATGTATTTGACAGAGGAAATTCATGGTTTTAATATGGTGGGTTTCTTTAATGGAAAAAGTGAAATGACTAAAGGACTTAAAAGATTTGGATATTGTACAGTAAATATAGATGAAAAATATTTGGGCCAGGAAATTAAAATAAATGCTCATGAGTTTCATAAATCAGATGTTAGCTTAAATGAGAATAAAATATATAACATTGAAAAAACACAATATGATGGTGAAAAAATAACTTGGGAATGTGGGTATTTAAAAAATAACACATTAGCAGGCTATGCACATATTAATTTCTTGGGAAATATTAAATTATTAGAAATCTTAATAAATAGATAA